A single genomic interval of Croceibacter atlanticus HTCC2559 harbors:
- a CDS encoding acyl-CoA--6-aminopenicillanic acid acyl-transferase — protein sequence MFNKKFTYKPIYILFLGLMWSCGVNKSINHKPITAPYNSTIVERETVNDSTFRIEQNFLTKNKQGLWELYVEGDPLERGLITGSLTKELIIKQESVFFTKVNDLVPNKTWQGVLRKFLAWYNRKMYTYIPEEFKTEIYGVSRYSGHEYDYIASPYLRSLYLHGAHDIGHALQDLALVGCSSFAVWDEKSENGDLLIGRNFDFYAGDEFAEEKIIAFVNPDNGYKYMSYTWGGMMGVVSGMNNQGLTVTINAGKSKIPLIAKTPISIVAREILQYAATIDEAVAIAKKREVFVSEAIFIGSAKDGKAALIEVSPSNFGVYEVPNSAQQLICSNHFQSEAYQQDQRNLDWIKNSHSQYRYDRMQELLSQEHKLSVTEAVSILRNKKGLNNQPLGYGNEKALNQLLAHHGIVFQPEQLKVWVSSNPYQLGEFVAYDLNEIFSKDNSKLNNTSLSTSTLNISKDKFLTTEAYKNYEAYRVLEREVEMLLKQEDDIPRVKFNTLISLNPDYWKPYYLQGLYYLNKGYKAAALIAFQDAKTKVITTLPDEERINLYIKKLKVN from the coding sequence ATGTTCAACAAAAAATTTACATATAAACCTATATACATACTTTTCCTTGGACTAATGTGGTCTTGTGGTGTTAATAAATCTATTAACCATAAGCCAATAACAGCTCCATACAATTCAACTATTGTAGAGCGAGAAACGGTAAATGACTCCACATTTAGAATTGAACAAAATTTCTTGACAAAAAATAAGCAAGGTCTTTGGGAACTTTATGTAGAAGGAGACCCTTTAGAGCGTGGACTAATTACTGGCAGCCTCACAAAAGAGCTTATTATTAAGCAAGAGTCTGTTTTCTTTACTAAAGTAAATGATCTTGTACCTAATAAAACTTGGCAAGGCGTTTTACGAAAATTCTTAGCGTGGTATAATCGTAAAATGTACACTTATATTCCCGAAGAGTTTAAGACAGAAATTTATGGTGTTTCAAGATACTCTGGGCACGAGTATGATTATATAGCATCTCCGTATTTAAGATCATTATATCTTCACGGTGCGCATGACATAGGTCATGCATTACAAGACTTAGCTTTAGTTGGTTGTTCTTCATTTGCTGTTTGGGATGAGAAGTCTGAAAATGGTGACTTACTAATTGGAAGAAATTTCGACTTTTATGCAGGAGATGAGTTTGCTGAAGAAAAGATAATAGCATTTGTAAATCCAGATAATGGCTATAAGTATATGTCTTATACTTGGGGCGGCATGATGGGTGTTGTTTCTGGCATGAACAATCAAGGATTAACGGTAACAATAAATGCAGGAAAATCTAAAATTCCATTAATTGCAAAGACTCCAATATCAATTGTAGCTAGAGAAATACTACAATATGCAGCTACTATAGATGAAGCTGTAGCTATTGCAAAAAAAAGAGAGGTGTTTGTATCTGAAGCAATTTTTATAGGAAGCGCAAAAGATGGGAAAGCGGCTTTAATTGAAGTTTCTCCTTCAAACTTTGGAGTGTATGAGGTGCCAAATAGTGCACAACAGCTAATTTGTTCTAACCACTTTCAAAGTGAAGCTTACCAACAAGACCAACGAAATTTAGATTGGATTAAAAACAGTCATTCTCAATATAGATATGACCGTATGCAAGAACTCTTATCTCAAGAACATAAATTGAGTGTTACTGAAGCTGTCTCTATCTTAAGAAATAAAAAGGGCTTGAATAACCAGCCGTTAGGTTATGGTAATGAAAAAGCATTAAATCAGCTCTTAGCACATCATGGCATTGTGTTTCAGCCAGAGCAATTAAAGGTTTGGGTGTCTTCTAACCCCTATCAATTAGGCGAATTTGTAGCTTATGATTTAAATGAGATTTTTTCAAAAGACAATTCGAAATTGAACAATACAAGTTTATCTACGTCAACATTAAATATTTCAAAAGATAAGTTTTTAACTACAGAAGCTTATAAAAACTATGAGGCTTACAGAGTTTTAGAGCGTGAAGTTGAAATGCTCCTAAAGCAAGAAGATGACATTCCTAGAGTAAAATTTAATACACTTATCTCATTAAATCCTGACTATTGGAAACCGTATTATCTACAAGGATTGTACTACTTAAACAAAGGCTATAAAGCTGCAGCATTAATAGCATTTCAAGATGCTAAGACAAAAGTTATTACAACACTTCCAGATGAAGAGCGTATAAATTTGTACATTAAAAAATTGAAGGTAAATTAA
- a CDS encoding cupin-like domain-containing protein yields the protein MDSIKTTAADRVETISKDQFTNNYFKTQKPVVIGNLTKNWPAYKTWSLDYIKSLAGNLTVPLYDSVPTKGRQSSAEPVKKMKLKDYIELLKKEPTDLRMFFFNILNHIPELTKDFKYPDIGLKFFKKLPVLFFGGEGSKVLMHYDIDLANNMLFHFHGKKTVWLFPPEQTKYLYRVPYTIHNIEKINIEQPDFKSYPALKKAHGIKAVLHHGDALFIPSGYWHYVSYDTAGFSMSLRAFPRSPKKLGTLLYNVFIMRHFENAMRKIRGQKWLDYKENLVKKKTQEKLDNGTL from the coding sequence ATGGATAGTATTAAAACAACTGCTGCAGATCGTGTTGAGACTATATCTAAAGACCAATTTACAAACAACTATTTCAAAACTCAAAAACCTGTTGTTATAGGTAACCTAACAAAAAATTGGCCTGCTTATAAAACGTGGAGTTTAGATTATATAAAATCTTTAGCTGGTAATTTAACAGTGCCTCTTTATGATAGTGTTCCTACTAAAGGAAGGCAAAGCTCTGCAGAACCTGTAAAAAAAATGAAGCTTAAAGATTATATAGAGCTTCTTAAAAAAGAGCCCACAGATCTTAGAATGTTCTTTTTTAACATCCTTAACCACATTCCAGAATTAACTAAAGATTTTAAATATCCCGACATCGGACTCAAGTTTTTTAAAAAGTTACCTGTGTTATTTTTTGGAGGAGAAGGCTCTAAAGTCCTTATGCATTACGATATAGATTTGGCTAATAACATGCTGTTTCATTTTCATGGCAAAAAAACAGTATGGTTATTTCCGCCAGAACAAACAAAATATCTTTACCGTGTGCCTTATACCATTCATAACATAGAAAAAATTAATATAGAACAACCAGACTTTAAAAGCTATCCTGCCTTAAAAAAAGCACACGGTATAAAAGCAGTGTTACACCATGGCGATGCTCTTTTTATTCCTAGCGGTTATTGGCATTATGTAAGTTATGATACCGCAGGATTTTCTATGTCTTTACGAGCGTTTCCTAGATCTCCCAAAAAACTGGGCACATTACTTTATAATGTGTTTATAATGCGTCATTTTGAAAATGCTATGCGTAAGATTAGAGGACAAAAATGGCTAGACTACAAAGAGAACCTAGTTAAGAAAAAGACTCAAGAGAAATTAGACAACGGGACGCTTTAA
- a CDS encoding phytoene desaturase family protein translates to MKLKQEYDIVIIGSGLGGLVAGNIFAKEGYSVCILEKNNQYGGNLQTFVREKTIFDTGVHYIGGLEEGQNMYQYFKYLDIIDDLKLKKLDKDGFDVITFGENDKEYRHAQGIDNFKATLLEEFPQEETAISEYCKKLQDTTSKFPLYCMKVGKPEYDDFNLFEESAKSYIDSITDNNTLKAVLAGTNLLYAGQGDKTPFYVHALSVDSYIKSAYRCLNGGSQISKFLIKRLFENGGHAFKHQEVTEITCEGKTAVSVKTNQGHIIKGKTFISNIEPKLTLDILKTDALRKSYIKRIKNIKSTIAAFSLHVVLKPNTFRYKNYNVYHYKSEDSVWSSQNYTNESWPESYMISMGPKTNNDIWADNFTALAYMNYDEVKPWEDTFNTVTHKNNRGQTYKEFKEEKTEQFIKELEKKFPDIRACIETVYTSTPLSYRDYIGSNRGSMYGYEKDVNFPLHSNVSARTKIENLFFTGQSTNMHGILGVTISGVLTCGEILGTEYLMKKVWESN, encoded by the coding sequence TTGAAGTTAAAGCAAGAATACGATATTGTAATTATAGGAAGTGGCTTAGGTGGTCTTGTAGCTGGAAATATCTTTGCAAAAGAAGGATATAGTGTCTGCATTTTGGAAAAAAACAACCAATATGGCGGAAACCTACAAACCTTTGTAAGAGAAAAAACAATTTTTGATACAGGTGTGCATTATATAGGCGGACTAGAAGAAGGTCAAAATATGTATCAATATTTTAAATATTTAGATATTATAGACGACCTAAAACTAAAAAAGTTAGATAAAGATGGTTTTGATGTTATAACATTTGGAGAAAATGACAAAGAATACCGCCACGCTCAAGGTATAGATAACTTTAAAGCCACATTATTAGAAGAATTTCCTCAAGAAGAGACAGCAATTTCTGAATATTGCAAAAAGCTTCAAGATACTACATCTAAGTTTCCCTTATACTGTATGAAAGTTGGGAAACCAGAATATGATGATTTTAACTTGTTTGAAGAAAGTGCAAAATCTTATATAGATTCTATAACAGACAACAACACATTAAAAGCCGTATTGGCAGGAACAAATTTGCTTTATGCTGGTCAAGGAGATAAAACGCCATTTTATGTACACGCCTTATCTGTTGACTCTTATATTAAAAGTGCCTATAGGTGCTTAAACGGAGGAAGCCAAATATCTAAGTTTTTAATAAAACGGTTGTTTGAAAATGGCGGTCATGCATTTAAACATCAAGAAGTTACAGAAATTACTTGTGAGGGCAAAACTGCTGTATCTGTTAAAACAAACCAAGGTCACATAATAAAAGGAAAAACATTTATTTCGAATATAGAACCAAAGTTAACCTTAGATATTCTGAAGACAGATGCTTTACGAAAATCCTATATTAAACGAATAAAAAATATAAAAAGTACAATAGCTGCATTTAGCCTTCACGTAGTTTTAAAGCCAAATACCTTTCGCTACAAGAATTACAATGTATACCACTACAAATCGGAAGATTCTGTTTGGTCTTCCCAAAACTACACCAATGAATCTTGGCCAGAATCTTATATGATTTCTATGGGTCCAAAAACTAATAATGACATTTGGGCAGACAATTTTACAGCCTTAGCCTATATGAATTATGACGAAGTAAAACCTTGGGAAGACACCTTTAATACAGTTACTCACAAGAACAACAGAGGCCAAACCTATAAAGAGTTTAAGGAAGAAAAAACAGAACAATTTATAAAAGAATTAGAGAAAAAATTTCCAGATATTAGAGCTTGTATTGAAACTGTGTACACCTCAACACCACTTTCATACAGAGATTATATTGGTAGTAATAGAGGCTCAATGTATGGGTACGAAAAAGATGTGAATTTTCCATTACACTCTAATGTTTCTGCAAGAACCAAGATAGAAAATCTATTCTTTACAGGACAGAGTACAAATATGCACGGTATTCTAGGCGTTACAATAAGCGGTGTATTAACTTGTGGAGAAATTTTAGGAACAGAGTATTTAATGAAAAAAGTATGGGAAAGCAATTAA
- a CDS encoding 1-acyl-sn-glycerol-3-phosphate acyltransferase, whose product MNNFFLKTYNLIASRKLLSLFLFLALFSALAYTALQLKFEEDITKLIPADEEGKELQKVLNNVNFTDKIIVNIRQSDNGSAEDLTNMASAFVDSISGLRPNYIKDVQGQIEDADVLHTLDFVYNNLPLFLDSTDYKQLAHKIKADSISATLASNYRTLISPSGIIAKETILKDPLGLSFIGLKKLETLGIGDQFKIKNGFLLSKDEQNVLLFLTPTYGTGKTDENAVFVETLNLIKDSLNTTFKNKASLEVYGGVLVAVANAKQIKLDVQYTVGIAMAILLLIFAFFYRKVQIPLVLFVPTLFGGLLSIASLFLIRTQISAISLGIGSVLLGVTLDYSLHILTHLRNNADVKALYKDVTKPILMSSLTTAMAFLCLIFIKSQALQDLGIFAAISVLGASVFALIFIPQVYRVNSKIQEKSNIIDSFSKFSFHRNKWVIGTLIVLFIVSAFTYQSASFNNDISKLNYEPKSLIEAKQRLDRLTNFSAKSIYITGYSDTLQTALQQNDNIYKTLNALEENKTVLNFSNVGALVQSKALQQEKISAWNTFWDSTKTARLQQEMVTEGSKFGFKPTTFNTFYGVLEKPFSPINVADYNSLASINLADYISTKNGFTTVTSLVKVKEAKVTEVKDAFKTLENTIVIDRQQINETLLGNLKTDFNKLIRYSLIVVVVLLLLFYKSITLTLITSIPILLSWLLTIGLMGLIGLEFNIFNIIISTFIFGLGVDYCIFMTNGLLKEYRFGTPTLYTHKTSITLSVITTILGIGVLIFTKHPALYSIALVCIIGIFSAMFCAFTIQPLLFRVLVGSKHQLPATLRQLIHSGFSFLYYGLGGLLLSLLSVTVMKVLPIKKSSKMIVLHKTISGFMKSVLNTNPFVKKEVINTTKETFDKPAILIANHTSFLDILVIGMMHPKLIFLVNDWVYNSPIFGKAVQLAGFYPVSGGIEKGVSHLKKKVDEGYSLMAFPEGTRSKTNYIRRFHKGAFYLAEELKLDIIPILIHGNSEVLPKGSFAIKDGKITVEVLKRIPYNSEAYGTSYKEKSKLISQYFKSEFNNLRNRIETETYFKDRILNEYKYKGHKLFENVKLDLEKNKTIYFHIINFLDKKETIAHLGNHKGQLDILLALHAPNRKIYSAIKNTKDLDRLNNSYTSHSDYKLNFYNKIEDVLNTPASVLILDNFSEDEITINFSNYKSIIIINSNGILNRVGNTNAFKLITKEDNLSIFKKIED is encoded by the coding sequence ATGAATAACTTCTTTTTAAAGACATATAATTTAATTGCATCAAGAAAGCTATTAAGCCTTTTCTTATTTCTTGCTTTATTTTCTGCGCTAGCCTATACGGCACTGCAACTTAAGTTTGAAGAAGATATAACCAAACTAATTCCTGCAGATGAAGAAGGTAAAGAGCTTCAAAAGGTATTAAACAACGTTAATTTTACTGATAAGATAATTGTAAACATTAGGCAATCTGATAACGGAAGTGCAGAAGATCTAACAAACATGGCTTCAGCTTTTGTAGATAGTATCTCTGGTCTTAGGCCTAATTATATCAAAGATGTTCAAGGCCAAATAGAAGACGCCGATGTTTTACATACCTTAGATTTTGTTTACAACAACCTGCCTTTATTTTTAGATAGTACAGATTACAAACAACTGGCTCATAAGATTAAAGCAGACAGTATTAGTGCTACTCTAGCATCTAATTATAGAACATTAATTTCTCCTAGTGGCATAATTGCGAAAGAAACAATTTTAAAAGATCCTTTAGGGTTATCCTTTATTGGATTAAAAAAACTTGAAACACTAGGTATTGGTGATCAATTTAAAATTAAGAATGGATTTTTGCTAAGTAAGGATGAGCAAAATGTATTGCTTTTTCTCACCCCAACTTATGGCACCGGAAAAACAGACGAGAATGCTGTGTTTGTAGAAACTTTAAATTTAATTAAAGACTCACTAAATACAACGTTTAAAAATAAGGCTTCATTAGAAGTTTATGGTGGTGTTCTTGTTGCAGTAGCAAATGCAAAGCAAATAAAATTAGATGTACAGTATACTGTTGGTATAGCAATGGCTATTTTGCTACTTATTTTTGCTTTCTTTTACAGAAAGGTGCAAATACCTTTAGTACTGTTTGTTCCAACCCTTTTTGGAGGATTACTTTCAATTGCTTCTCTTTTTCTAATAAGAACTCAAATTTCTGCAATATCCTTAGGTATTGGCTCAGTATTATTAGGTGTAACTTTAGACTATTCTCTACATATTCTTACGCATTTAAGAAACAACGCAGATGTAAAAGCGTTATACAAAGATGTGACCAAGCCGATTTTAATGAGCAGTTTAACCACTGCAATGGCTTTTTTATGTTTAATTTTCATTAAGTCACAAGCACTACAAGATTTAGGGATTTTTGCTGCAATAAGTGTTCTTGGCGCTTCAGTTTTTGCCTTAATTTTTATACCGCAAGTGTATCGTGTAAACTCAAAGATTCAAGAAAAATCTAACATAATAGATTCCTTTTCTAAATTTTCATTTCACAGAAACAAATGGGTAATTGGCACTTTAATAGTTTTATTTATAGTTAGTGCCTTTACTTATCAAAGCGCTTCATTTAATAATGACATCTCTAAACTTAATTATGAGCCAAAGTCTTTAATTGAAGCTAAACAACGCTTAGACAGGCTCACAAATTTTTCAGCTAAATCTATTTACATTACCGGTTATAGTGACACTCTACAAACTGCTCTTCAGCAAAATGACAACATATATAAAACACTAAACGCGCTTGAGGAAAATAAGACAGTTTTAAACTTTAGCAATGTTGGTGCACTTGTACAATCTAAAGCGTTACAACAAGAAAAAATCTCAGCTTGGAACACCTTTTGGGATTCTACAAAAACAGCTCGACTACAACAAGAGATGGTAACAGAAGGTTCAAAGTTTGGGTTTAAACCTACTACATTCAACACCTTTTATGGAGTCTTAGAAAAACCCTTTTCTCCTATTAATGTTGCAGACTATAATTCTTTGGCGTCTATAAATCTTGCAGACTATATTTCTACTAAAAATGGCTTTACTACAGTAACTTCTTTAGTCAAGGTTAAAGAGGCAAAGGTTACAGAAGTAAAAGATGCATTTAAAACTTTAGAAAATACGATTGTTATAGATAGGCAGCAAATAAATGAAACACTACTTGGTAACCTTAAAACAGATTTTAATAAGCTTATTAGATATTCATTAATTGTAGTGGTTGTTCTTTTATTGCTTTTTTATAAAAGCATAACTCTTACACTAATTACCAGTATACCTATACTATTAAGTTGGCTATTAACTATTGGCCTTATGGGGTTAATAGGTTTAGAGTTTAATATTTTTAACATCATAATCTCTACATTTATTTTTGGTCTAGGTGTAGATTATTGCATTTTTATGACCAACGGCTTGTTAAAAGAGTACCGTTTTGGGACACCAACTCTATATACTCACAAAACCTCAATCACACTTTCTGTAATAACAACCATATTGGGCATTGGTGTATTAATCTTTACCAAGCATCCTGCATTATACAGTATAGCTTTGGTTTGCATAATTGGGATATTCTCTGCAATGTTTTGTGCTTTTACAATACAACCTTTATTATTTCGAGTATTGGTTGGCTCTAAGCACCAATTGCCAGCCACACTAAGACAACTAATACATTCTGGTTTCTCATTTTTATATTATGGCTTAGGAGGATTACTTCTATCTCTGTTAAGTGTTACGGTAATGAAGGTTTTACCAATTAAAAAGAGCAGTAAAATGATTGTTCTTCATAAAACAATATCTGGTTTTATGAAATCTGTGTTAAACACCAATCCGTTTGTAAAAAAAGAAGTTATTAATACAACAAAAGAAACGTTTGATAAACCAGCAATACTTATAGCCAATCATACCTCTTTTTTAGATATCCTCGTGATAGGAATGATGCATCCAAAACTTATTTTTTTGGTTAACGACTGGGTTTATAATTCCCCAATATTTGGTAAGGCTGTTCAATTAGCAGGATTTTATCCAGTTTCTGGAGGTATTGAGAAAGGCGTGTCGCATTTAAAGAAAAAAGTAGATGAAGGTTACAGTTTAATGGCATTTCCAGAAGGCACAAGATCTAAAACTAACTACATAAGGCGTTTTCATAAAGGTGCATTTTATTTAGCTGAAGAATTAAAATTAGACATAATTCCTATTCTTATTCACGGTAATAGTGAAGTGCTTCCTAAAGGTAGTTTTGCTATTAAAGATGGTAAAATTACTGTTGAAGTTTTAAAGCGTATTCCCTACAACAGTGAAGCTTACGGCACTTCATACAAAGAAAAATCTAAACTTATAAGCCAATACTTTAAATCTGAATTTAATAACCTAAGAAACAGGATTGAAACAGAAACCTATTTTAAAGATAGAATTTTAAACGAGTACAAATACAAAGGACACAAACTGTTTGAAAACGTAAAATTAGATCTAGAAAAAAATAAGACAATCTATTTCCATATTATTAATTTTCTAGACAAAAAGGAAACTATTGCACACCTTGGCAACCATAAAGGACAGTTAGATATCTTATTGGCGTTACACGCACCAAATCGTAAAATTTATAGTGCTATTAAGAATACAAAAGATTTGGATAGACTTAACAATAGCTACACTTCTCATTCAGATTATAAATTAAACTTTTACAACAAGATAGAAGACGTTTTAAATACGCCTGCATCTGTTTTAATTTTAGATAACTTTTCTGAAGATGAAATAACAATTAATTTCAGCAACTATAAGAGTATCATTATTATAAATTCAAATGGTATATTAAACAGAGTTGGTAATACAAACGCATTTAAATTAATAACTAAAGAAGACAATCTTAGTATCTTTAAAAAAATTGAAGATTGA
- a CDS encoding DUF2062 domain-containing protein, which yields MAISLTDHTFPSKCCVIMPTYNNANTLKRVIDGVLKHTQDLIIINDGSTDHTTSILEGYPNLIVLHSTKNIGKGHALKQGFKTAIALGFTYAITIDSDGQHFPKDIPVFIKELKIAQDDSLLLIGARNMTQVGVPKKSSFGNKFSNFWYGVETGIWLEDTQSGFRLYPLNIIKHTKLYTDKFELEIEVIVKSAWRGATVKNIPINVLYDENERVSHFRPFQDFTRISILNTWLLLVAFFYIKPRDFYRKFKSKRFKEFIYEDILGHQDSPKKKALSIALGVFIGLSPFWGFHTIGVIFLSIFFKLNKAISFACSNISLPPFIPFVFLASMNIGSFVLGQEDTYQLEHITKGYGVLNHLQTYVIGSLILATVSAVALGGLGYFILYMLKPKKNSLKNE from the coding sequence ATGGCAATATCTTTAACAGACCATACCTTTCCCTCTAAATGTTGTGTTATTATGCCTACGTATAATAATGCAAATACCTTAAAGCGCGTTATTGATGGCGTTTTAAAGCACACCCAAGATCTTATAATCATAAATGACGGATCTACAGATCATACCACCAGTATTTTAGAAGGTTACCCAAATCTTATCGTATTACATTCCACTAAAAATATTGGTAAAGGACACGCGTTAAAACAAGGTTTTAAAACTGCAATTGCATTAGGATTTACCTATGCAATTACAATAGATTCTGATGGTCAACATTTTCCAAAAGATATCCCAGTATTTATCAAAGAGCTTAAAATAGCACAAGACGACTCTTTGTTATTAATTGGCGCAAGAAACATGACGCAAGTTGGTGTCCCAAAGAAGAGTAGTTTTGGCAATAAGTTTTCTAACTTTTGGTATGGAGTTGAAACAGGCATCTGGCTAGAGGATACCCAATCTGGGTTTAGACTATATCCTTTAAATATCATAAAACATACAAAGTTATATACAGATAAATTTGAACTAGAAATAGAAGTTATCGTAAAGTCTGCTTGGCGTGGTGCTACAGTTAAAAATATACCTATAAATGTTTTGTATGATGAGAATGAGCGCGTATCCCATTTTAGGCCTTTTCAAGATTTTACACGCATAAGCATCTTGAACACTTGGCTACTACTCGTCGCATTTTTTTATATAAAGCCTAGAGATTTTTACAGGAAATTTAAGTCAAAGCGCTTCAAGGAATTTATATATGAAGATATTTTGGGGCATCAAGACTCGCCTAAAAAGAAAGCACTATCAATAGCTTTAGGAGTGTTTATTGGGTTATCTCCATTTTGGGGGTTTCACACAATTGGGGTTATATTCTTATCTATATTCTTCAAGCTAAACAAAGCCATTTCATTTGCCTGCTCTAATATTAGTTTGCCGCCATTTATTCCCTTTGTATTTTTAGCTAGTATGAACATTGGTAGTTTTGTTTTAGGACAAGAAGACACCTACCAATTAGAGCATATCACAAAAGGTTACGGCGTACTCAACCATTTACAAACCTATGTTATTGGTAGTTTAATTTTAGCAACTGTAAGCGCAGTTGCACTTGGTGGTTTAGGATATTTTATTTTGTATATGCTAAAGCCTAAAAAAAATAGTCTTAAAAATGAATAA
- a CDS encoding hotdog family protein, with translation MLIEGLYTTDHFSFEDNTVNASITLNNDHDIFKGHFPGNPILPGVCSIQIIKELTEKALDRSLFLSVSSNVKFLETVNPEANPKLVLSIAISEVEEVIKVKAIISYNDTIALNLRAQFKNLEDTFSK, from the coding sequence ATGCTTATTGAAGGACTATATACTACAGATCATTTTTCTTTTGAAGACAATACAGTAAACGCCTCTATAACCCTAAATAATGATCACGACATATTTAAAGGTCATTTTCCCGGAAATCCAATTTTACCTGGTGTTTGTTCTATTCAGATTATAAAAGAGTTGACAGAAAAAGCTCTAGACAGATCGTTATTTCTTTCTGTTTCATCTAACGTAAAGTTTTTAGAAACAGTTAATCCAGAGGCTAATCCTAAGTTAGTTTTAAGCATTGCTATTTCTGAAGTTGAAGAGGTTATTAAGGTAAAAGCCATTATCTCCTATAATGATACCATTGCTTTAAACTTAAGAGCTCAGTTTAAAAATTTAGAAGACACATTTTCTAAATAG
- a CDS encoding outer membrane lipoprotein carrier protein LolA, with amino-acid sequence MRKLITLIFIFGLLLSSVAQEKSMSKSEIQTFKENVKASAKSITTIKSDFTQYKHLDILSNDIETNGHMVFKSPNLVKWQYTKPFSYSVIFKEDQLLINDDGTKSNVDIGSSKLFKNLNELIISSIKGDMFIENDFNISYLKSNTYYKATFIPKEKAISNYIAQFELLFDKTNAQVFEVKMIEPSQDYTRIVFKNRVLNTPVSNAVFTH; translated from the coding sequence ATGCGTAAGTTAATCACACTCATTTTTATATTTGGACTATTATTAAGCAGTGTTGCTCAAGAAAAGTCTATGAGTAAATCTGAAATACAAACCTTTAAGGAAAATGTAAAAGCTTCAGCTAAATCTATTACTACAATTAAAAGTGATTTTACGCAGTACAAACATTTGGACATACTATCCAATGATATTGAGACAAATGGTCATATGGTTTTTAAATCCCCAAACTTGGTAAAGTGGCAGTATACCAAACCATTTTCCTACAGTGTAATTTTTAAAGAAGACCAACTTTTAATTAATGATGATGGCACCAAAAGTAATGTAGATATTGGTAGCAGTAAGCTGTTTAAAAATCTAAATGAGTTAATAATTAGCAGCATTAAAGGAGATATGTTTATTGAAAATGATTTTAATATCTCTTACCTTAAAAGCAACACTTACTACAAAGCTACCTTTATCCCAAAAGAGAAAGCGATATCAAATTACATTGCGCAGTTTGAATTATTATTTGATAAAACCAATGCTCAAGTATTTGAAGTAAAGATGATTGAACCTTCTCAAGATTACACTCGTATTGTATTTAAGAATAGAGTTTTAAACACACCTGTAAGCAATGCGGTTTTTACTCACTAG
- a CDS encoding polysaccharide deacetylase family protein, with product MRIGQLVNIGFGCIVITTAIIHIFNQINWWVYVVLFSIWLVCVLLGSWFIRLNYFFKSLHSKPNHTEQQVAITFDDGPHSKFTQDVLKLLKTHSAKATFFLIGKHIEENPNVVASILKEGHTIGNHTYSHSTTFGFFSKTRVRKELEKTNALLREQTGKNIQLFRPAFGVTNPNIAHAVKALNLIAIGWNQRSLDTTSLSEDAIFKRITKNLKPGDVILLHDTSEKSVAVLERLLLFLKTKDLKSVTVNQLFQIKAYA from the coding sequence ATGCGAATAGGACAATTGGTAAATATTGGTTTTGGCTGTATTGTTATTACAACAGCTATAATTCACATATTTAACCAAATAAATTGGTGGGTATATGTAGTCCTTTTTTCTATTTGGTTAGTGTGTGTTTTATTGGGATCCTGGTTTATTAGATTAAATTATTTTTTTAAATCGCTACACTCTAAACCTAATCATACAGAACAACAAGTAGCTATTACTTTTGATGATGGTCCTCATTCAAAATTTACACAAGATGTCCTTAAACTTTTAAAGACACACAGTGCAAAAGCCACATTTTTTTTAATAGGCAAACACATTGAAGAAAATCCAAACGTTGTAGCCTCTATATTAAAAGAAGGCCACACCATTGGAAATCATACGTATTCTCACAGTACAACTTTTGGTTTTTTTTCAAAAACAAGAGTTAGAAAAGAGCTGGAAAAAACAAATGCCCTATTAAGAGAACAAACAGGTAAAAACATACAATTATTTAGACCAGCTTTTGGCGTTACTAATCCTAATATTGCACACGCAGTTAAAGCCTTAAATTTAATCGCAATCGGTTGGAACCAAAGAAGCCTAGATACCACAAGTCTTTCAGAAGATGCTATTTTTAAAAGAATTACAAAAAATCTTAAACCTGGAGATGTTATTTTGCTTCACGATACAAGTGAAAAAAGCGTAGCTGTGTTGGAACGGTTATTGTTATTTTTAAAAACTAAAGACCTTAAGTCGGTTACTGTTAACCAGCTTTTTCAGATTAAAGCCTATGCGTAA